The following nucleotide sequence is from Catonella massiliensis.
CCTCTGCGCCTGAAAGAGCTGTCTTTACTGCCTTTTTCTTAACATATTTTATAGTTTCTCCGTCATATACATTTATGCTTACCTTATGGCTTGCTTCTGAAACTGCCACCAGGCTTATCACATCTATCCAGATAACTGCTCCGCTCTTGTCTATAACCGCCTTTGCTCCCTCTGTAGTCTGATAGCCGTCTGCTGATACCCTTATAGTGTAGCCGTCTTTTACAGGAAGTACTCCTGTAGTATAATAGCCGTTTGCATTGGTCTTTACTGTACCTATTACTTTATCTGAGTGCAAAAACTCTACTGTAGCATTTGCCACAGGATTTCTCTTTGAATCTACTATATAGCCCTTTACTATGCTTTTTTTAGACTTTTTAAGCATGGCATTGTAGGTGTTGTAGGCTGCATTCAACATCCTTACTTCTTTTTTATCATAAGCCTTCTGCTTTTTCTTATTTATATCCAAATAGCTATACTGCTTTACATCTTTTCTATTTTTATCAGTCTTAAGGCTGATCTCTTCTACATCATTTGCCTTCTTTACAAAACGCCACTTAATCAGGCTGTCATTATTAAAGAAATATCTGTCTCCCGTAAACTCAAAGCTTGCATATACAGGTGTATATATGCTGTCTTTTCTCTGATATACAAAGTTTGGCTTTCCCTTATCATCATAGTAATAATCTGTTATCTCAAGGTCATTTTTCCTATGCTCTATAGAGGTTATTTTGTGCATCTTTCCGGTCTTTGGGTGCTTATATACTTCATACTCTATACGGTTGCCATTTTTCTTATTTATCTGCTCTTTTCTTACAAGCTTGTACTTCTTTATCTGACCATCTTTACTGCTCTTAGTATTGATATCTTCAAGAGTGTAGAAGATTTTCTCGTTCCAATCCGCCTTGTAGTTTCTGGCATTTGGACTCTTGTTCTTCTTGTAAATGTCAATTTTATCTGTCTTTGCTGAGTAAAGCTTGTCTGTTCCTTTGGTCGCTGCAAGTGTATGCTTTGCAGTCTGTTCTGTCATTCCAAACGAGAGGCTTAGTGCCAGTACAAGTGAAAAGACTTGTTTCTTAATTCTTGGTTTCATAGTTTAATCTCTCCTTTAATTTTTTTAAAAATCAAAAGGACTGCCTGAGAATTATTCCTCAAGCAATCCTTAACTTACATGGTTCATCTTTATTTAATTTTTTTAACGCACTAAAACAAAGCAGAGATATGATTAAATTACCCCTGTCTGTCTGTCTGTCTGTCTGTCTGTCTGTCTGTCTGTCTGTCTGTAATAATGTTACTCTTTCTCATTTCCCCTGTCAATCCCCTCACAAGAATTTATTCTATAAATTCTATCACAAATATAAAGAAATTTCAAGGTTTTTATCAATATATATGTACTGTCACACCAAAATTGTAGTTTTTCAACTTAAATGCAACATTATGTGAATAGTGTTACATTTCACTATTTTAAAAAAGCTTTGTGTATATCTCGGGAATCTAGCTTATAATTTTAACTTTTTATTCATAGGCTTTCTCCTCAATTCATCATACATCCAGCTTCTTGTAGATATCACCCCTTGTACCTATGTCAAAGACATATACAAGGAGTTCGTTCCCTATAATACGAAAAATAGCCCTGTAGCCACCTATTCGCAGTCTGAAGATATCGTCGTAGGTCTTTGAATAGAACTTCTTCACATCATAGGATTTAACATTCCCATTATCCTGCGCCATTTCTTCAAACGCTTTAAAAAACCTAAGACCTATCACCTTGTTTTTCTTGATGAATTTTTCAGCAGACTTTGAATACTTAATCTTGTAAAAGTTCATCTAAGTTAAGTTCCTTTCCACTTAAATCATCAAAGTCAATATTCAAAGCCTCAATTTCTTCCTGTTCGTTTTTATCCACATATGCACAATTTGCATTGATATACTCTAATAGGCTCAAATCCTCGCTTTTAGCAATTGCCTTTAAGGCAGTATCTCTTAAAAATTCAGAAAAAGACATGCCGCATTTTTTAGCATAATCATTTATAGTTTCATAAGCTGTAACAGGCAAAGTGATATTTTTTCTAATTGTATTCATAGCATCATCTCCTTATATCCCTATTATACACACTACACACACTATGTCAATTTATTTTTTATGTGATACAAGTGTCAAAAGTATAAAAATTCGATGCAAGCTTGCTTGCAAGAGAATTTATTATCTTTTGACACGCAAAAAATATGAGTAAGTAGCCATTTTTTTTGCAAAAAAATGAGCGGATTACGAATATTTTTGCAAGGATTGCTACAGCGCAGCTGTAGCAATCCTGTATCAATGGGTGTCAAATACTTTTGACACCCACATCTTTATACTCAACTTCTACATATATCAATAGATAAAAGCTGTTAACCTTATTATAATTCCTTTTCTACTTTCTCATAATAAAAATGGCAGCTTCTGAGATTATGCCACATTACTGAGATATACCTCTATCACATTAACAAACATAACCCATCAACTGCCATGATTATTTTAAGATATTTTATTCAGCCAAAAGCTTAAGCACCTCATTACTCCTTGCTATAAACTTAGTCATAGCCTCAGGGGAAAGCTGGCGGTTCGCTATAACTGCAAGGTCGTAAAGCTGTTCACAGAAGAGCTTTACCTTATCATTATCAGCTTCCTCCTTATGGTCAAGAAGATACTTAACCAGCACATTGTTGCTGTTAAGCACAAGAACCTCTCCCATCTCAAAAGGAGAATCTCCCATAGCCCCCATACCATACTGCTTCATCATATCCTGCATCCTGCGTACTTCTTCTGATACGGTTATCATAGAAGAAACATTCTCATTCTTAAGGCTTTCAACCTTAACCTCAAGCTTCTCCTTATCAAGCGCCTTCTTAAATAGCTCCGAAAGGCTCTCTGTCATAGCCTTTACCTCTTCCTCAGGAAGCTCATTCTTTGCAGAAGCATTTACCTTGGAGTCGATACGCTCAAACTTAAGGTCATCATTCTTCATCTCAAGAGCATTGATAAAAGGCTGGTCTATCCTGTGTTCAAGTATAACGGCATTTAATCCATTTTCCCTGAACATGTTGATGTACTGGCTCTGCTCACGCACATCTGTCACATAGTAGATTATCTTCTTAGGCTTCTCCGGCTCAGTCTCTGCACCGTCTTCTTTCTGTTCCTCTTCAGTCTTTTCTTCCTCGACCTTTTCAGGCTCTATAGTCTTTACATAGTCATCAAAGGTTACATACTTGTCGTTTAAGTCCTTAAAGAGGATGAATTCCTTCATCTTCTCCTCAAACTTATCATCCTTTAAGCAGCCGTACTTGATGAAAGGACTGATATCATCCCAGTATTTCTCATAATTTTCCCTGTCTGTCTTGCAAAGCCCTGAAAGCTTCTCAGCCACCTTCTTGGTTATGTAGTCTGATATCTTCTTAACAAATCCATCATTCTGCAATGCACTTCTAGATACATTCAGAGGCAGGTCAGGGCAGTCAATTACACCCTTTAAGAGAAGCAGAAACTCAGGGATGACCTCCTTAATGTTATCTGCTATAAATACCTGGTTGTTGTAGAGCTTAATGGTTCCCTCTGCTGCCTCGTACTCGTTGTTTATCTTAGGGAAGTAGAGGATACCTTTGAGGTTGAAAGGATAGTCCATATTCAGGTGAATCCAGAAAAGCGGTTCTTTATAGTCTCTAAATACCTTTCTATAGAACTCCTTATAGTCCTCTTCACTTACTTCGTTAGGATGCTTAGCCCAAATCGGATGAATATCATTGATTGGCTTTGGAGCCTCTTCCTTCTTCTCTGCCTCCTTGCCATCCACCACCTCAGTCTTTTCAGCCTTAAGCGCATTTGCATTGGTGTAGTAGATTTCAACAGGCATAAAAGAACAGTACTTCTCTAAGATTTCCTTAACCCTGTATTCATTGGCAAATTCGTAACAGTCATCATTTAAGTAAAGTGTAATCTTGGTACCACGCTCCGTCCTGTCGCCATCTTCCATAGTGAAGTCTATGCCCTCGTCTGATACCCAGTGTACAGGCTTTTCTCCCTCTTTATATGAAAGAGTATCTATAGTAACTCTTCTTGCTACCATAAATGCTGAGTAGAAACCAAGTCCAAAGTGCCCTATAATCTGCTCCTCACTTGTCTTGTCCTTATACTGCTCAAGGAAGCTCTGAGCACCTGAAAATGCTATCTGGTTGATGTACTTCTTCACCTCGTCAGCAGTCATACCGATACCGTTATCAATGACAGTTATGGTCTTTGCTTCGCTGTCTGTGATTACATCCACTCTATATTTATTGTCCTCAGGAGCCTTCCACTCCCCTATTCCATCCAACTTTTTAAGCTTGGTTATAGCATCACAGGCATTTGACACCAACTCTCTTAAAAAGATATCGTGGTCGGAGTAGAGCCATTTTTTGATAATCGGAAATATATTTTCCGAAGTAATTGATAATGAACCTTTTTCAATATTTCCCATAGTATATCACCTCGTATATTTATTTGTATTTTTGATATTTAGTCGTTTAAAAGCTAAAAATCGAACAGCTATTAACTGCTCGATTAATATAATAATACTGATTTAAAGCTTTGTCAAGGTTTTGTTAGCACTCTTTTTAATTGAGTGCTAACAAAATATATTTCCTTCATTTTTCGTCAATTATTCACCAAATACAGCCTTATAGTCTGCCTGGAACTTTGCTATCCCCTGGTCTGTAAGAGGATGCTTTGTCATACCTTCAATTACCTTATATGGTATGGTTGCAATGTCCGCTCCTGCAAGAGCACAGTCTGTAACATGGATTGGATTGCGGATGGATGCTGCTATTATCTCTGTTTCATATCCATATATACTAAATACTTCTGCTATCTGGCGGATAAGGTCAATACCCGGCTGATTGATGTCATCCAGTCTTCCAACAAAAGGTGACACATAGGTTGCACCTGCATTGGCTGCAAGTATAGCCTGATTTACGCTAAATACTAAGGTTACATTGGTCTTTATCCCTTCAGTAGCAAGTACCTTAACAGCCTTAAGACCATCTACAGTCATAGGAATCTTTACAACCATGTTCTTATGAATAGCAGCTATCTCTCTGCCTTCTTTTATCATGCCTTCCGCATCGGTGGTTGTAGCCTTAACCTCTCCACTGATTGGTCCGTCTACAATGGAAGCAATCTCTTTAATTACCTCCCTAAAGTCCCTCCCTTCTTTTGCGATAAGAGAAGGATTGGTAGTAACTCCGCAAATAACCCCCATGTCATTTGCTTTCCTTATGTCCTCTACATTGGCTGTGTCCACAAAAATCTTCATAGTATACCCTCCGTTTGATATTTTTAACTTACATTTACCATGGGGTAAATGAGTTTATGCTACTGAGTAAGGCCTATCCATGACTTTATAGTATCATTATTGCATAGAATTTGTGACTTTTCAATAACCTTTGAGGCAAAATTTCATGACTTTTCAATAACTTTTACACCTGATTTTTATGATTTTTCAATATTTCAAGAGCCTGTGACAAATGCAACCACCCTGCCACAGACTCATATTTATCCTTATAACACTTCCACAGCCCTTTTCTCTACCTCTAACCCTGCCTTGTACCTCTCCATATAAGCCTCAAGTCCTGCTGCATCTCTAACATCAGGCTCTATGGTAGTTCCTTTCGCATCCTTAAATATTATCTTTTCCAGATACTCAGAAAGGCTCATGTTATCCTTATTTATGAGGTAAGACGCAAGTACAGCCATTCCCCAAGGGCCTCCCTCTCCTGCAGTATCCATAACCGTAACAGGAGCATTTACTGCTGCTGCAAGGTAGCTTTGTGCAACCAGAGGTGTCTTAAAGAGCCCACCATGCCCCATAATCTTAGTCACCTTAACCTTTTCATCCTTAAGGAGAATATCAAGCCCAATCTTAACCGCTCCAAGTGAAGCATATAGATGAGATCTCATAAAGTTTGCAAGGTTAAACTTACTCTCAGGCATTCTTGCAAACAATGGCCTGCCCTCATTCAGGTGGACTATACCCTCCCCCGAATAATAGCCATAAGAAAGAAGTCCCCCACAGTCCTTATCTCCGCTTAAGGAAGCATTATATAATTTGCCATACAGCTCACCCATATCTGCCTTTATTCCAAAAAGCTCTGCAAATTCCTTGAATATATTCACCCAGGCATTTAAGTCTGAGGTACAGTTATTAGCATGTGCCATAGCTACAGGGTACCCGTCTGGTGTAGTCACCATATCTATCTCTCTGTAAAGCTTTGATAAGCCCTTTTCAAGCACAAGCATGGCAAAAATGGATGTGCCTGCAGATACATTTCCTGTACCTACAGCTACCGAGTTGGTAGCCACCATTCCCGTTCCTGCATCTCCCTCAGGCGGACAAAGAGGTACTCCTGCCTCCAGGTTTCCGCTTTCATCAAGAAATGCTGCTCCCTCAGATGTCAAACTACCTGCATTATCTCCTGCTGAGAGCACCTTAGGAAAGAGCTCCATAAGCTTTACGTGGTAACCCTTATCCAGAACCAGCTTTTCAAAGTCTTTAATCATCTTTTCATTATAATTCCCATTTTCAATAGGAAAAATACCGGCCGCATCTCCTACACCTATAACTCTTTCTCCAGTGAGCTTAAAATGTATGTATCCAGCTAATGTTACAGCAAATTCAAGCTCTTTCACATAGTCCTTCTTATCAAGAACTGCCTGATAAATGTGGGCTATAGTCCATCTAAGAGGTATATTAAAGTTAAAAATCCTGGTCAGTTCATCCGCAGCATCCTCTGTATCGCTATTTCTCCAAGTCTTAAAAGGTGTAAGCAGCATTCCCTCTTTATCAAATGCCATAAGTCCATGCATCATGGCACTTATGCCCATTGAGCCTATTTTTTTCAGGGTAACTCCATACTTTTCTTCTACATTTTTTCTTAGAGAAGTATAGCACTTTTTAAGCCCTGCGTGGATTTCTTCTAAAGGGTAAGTCCATATCCCATCCTTAAGAGAGTTCTCCCAGTCATAGACACCAACACCCAGAACCTCTCCGCTAAAATCAACAAGTACAGCCTTTATCCTGGTTGAGCCAAACTCTATACCAAGGGATGTCCTCCCTTGTTTTATAAGCCTAGACTTCTCACTGCAAATCGCTTCATTTCCCATATTCTCTCCATTTCTTACTTCTGCCCATAGTACGCATTTGGTCCATGTTTTCTTGTAAAATGCTTCTCAAGGTAATGAGCAGGAGCATTTTCCGCCTTAGGATTTACTATCTTAGCAAAGATATCCATCTTGGCTACCTCCTCCATAACTACCGCGTTATGCACAGCGTCAAAAGGTGTCTTTCCCCAGGAAAATGGGCCGTGGCTCTTACAGATGCAGGCAGGAACATAGTCAGGATTGATATTCTTTTCATTAAAGGCCTTTACTATCACAAGACCGGTATTCTTCTCATAATCCTCATCTATCTCCTCCTTGGTAAGATGCCTTATGCAAGGTATATTCCCATAGAAATAGTCGCACTGGGTGGTACCCATGCAAGGTATGTCCTCGCCTGCCTGCGCAAAGCCTACTGCATAAGGAGAATGAGTATGCACTATTCCACCTATATTTGGAAAAGCCTTGTAGAGTTCAATGTGGGTTTTGGTGTCAGAGGAAGGGTTGAGCTCTCCTTCCACCCTGCCTCCATCGAGGCCAACTACAACCATATCCTCAGGTCTTAGTTTATCATATTCCACTCCGCTTGGTTTTATAACCACAAGTCCCTTCTCCCTGTCTATGCCAGATACATTACCCCAGGTAAAGGTAACCAGACCATATTTTGGTAAAAGCATATTGGCTTCGTAAACTCTTTGTTTAAGCTCGTTTAGCATAACGGCCTCCTTATTTCATAAAGAACTTCTGTAAATCAGCTTCTGTGGTGTCATCACCAATTGTAATAAGTTCTGTGCCTGTAAGCCTTGCAAACATAGCTATATCATCCCTTGTAAGCGCTGTAGATACCACCGAGTGATGAGCACCTCCTGCATAGCACCAGGCTGAAGTTCCGATGTTAAAATTAGGTTTGTGTCGGTACATAATCCTTGCCACAGGAAGCTTAGGCATTGGCTTAGGCTGTTTTACAAGTTCTATATCTGCACATATAATTCTAAATCTATCTCCCATATCCACCATTGTTACCTGAATTCCATCTCCAGTAACACCATCAAATACAAGTCTTGCAGGATCATCCTTCCCGCCTATTCCAAGTGGATGAACCTGTATCTCAGGCTTGGTGGCTGCAAATGCTGGTGGAACCTCAAGCATATGAGAAGCAAGCTCAAGCTCCTCTCCCTCTGTAAGGTCATAGGTGTAGTCCTCAATAAAGCCTGTAGCGCCTTCCCTACCCTCAGCCATCTTCATAAGTATAGCTGACATGGCTGATATCTTGTAGTCTCCCTCCGGACCAAAGCCAACACCCTTTGTCATAAGGTTCTGTACAGCAAGTCCCGGAAGCTGCTTAAGCCCGTGTAAATCCTGGAAGGTATCTGCAAAGGCTCCAATTTTATTCTTTTCTAAAAACTTCTCAATAGCTACCTCATACTTTGCCTGCTCACTTACAGCCTCTGTGTTTGTGGTAGCCATAGTGTATTTGTCAGCATATTCCTTCATCTTAGCATCGATTTCTTCTTTTGACACCTTAGCTGCTATATCTACTATATCACCAATTGCGTAATAATTACACTCCCAGCCGTATTTAATCTGGCTCTCTACCCTATCGCCGTCAGTAACAGCAACTTCTCTCATATTGTTACCAAAGGAAGCGACTTTAAGTTTCCTTGAAAATGCTATAGCCTTAGATACCTCTGCAAAACGTTTAATCTTAGCAATTACATTTGAATGCTTGTAAAATCCCGCTGCAACCTCGTGTGTGATTCCCATTCTTGCTAAAATGAGGCATACTCTCTATCGCCGTGTGCAGCCTGATTGAGATTCATAAAGTCCATATCTATACTGTCATAAGGAAGCTTTTCATTTGCCTGAGTATGAAGGTGGAGAAGAGGCTTTCTAAGCTCCTGCAAGCCTTTTATCCACATTTTCGCAGGTGAAAATGTATGCATCCAGGTGATTACACCTACACAGTCATCATCATTTGACACCTTGCGGAGATTATTTATACAAATCTCTGAAGTCTCAACTGTAGGAAGCAGTTCTACCTCTACTATCCCTTTTAGCTTTTCATTTAAGAATTCAGCCATTTCTTTGCTGTCATCTGCCACCTGCTTAAGGCACTCATCACCGTATAAATCCTGTGAACCTACAACAAAATATAACTTTTCCATCATTATTCCCTCCTGTTATTTTTCTATTATGTCCCTTACAGAATTACCATCGTTAAGTACGACGGGAAATCTGTGGGAGTAATTTTTATTCTGCCAATGGCTGTCTGTCAACATTTTTATCAACTTCTTTGCCGCAGTCATCCCTAGCTCAGCCTTTGGGTGCACAGCAGAGTAAATCTTAAGGCTTTCATTTTCTACAAGCCTGGCATCATCAAACGAAACCATTGATAAGTCCCTTGGTACTAATACCCCCTTATCTTTTAAGAAATCCAGATAAGAGTAGGCTATCTCATCATTGTACATTATCATAGCTGTACAATCTTTTGCTTTTCTAAATGTTTTTGCAAATATTTTGTCTCTTTGTTTCTCCGCCATATCCTTAGTTGAGTACCATCTGATATAGTCATCATCAAACTTGACCCCATAGTCCGAAAGACACCCTATAAAACCTTTATACCTCTCCTGACCCTGGATGTCGTCATACTTGAACATCCCTCCTATCCTCTTATGTCCGTTCTTTATAAGGTGTTTGGTCAGCTCATAGCCCGCCTCCGCATCCGACATCTCTATACTGCTAAAGTTCTGATTTGAGTAGTGGTTATGTATGAATATTGTTGGTATTTTCTTTTTCACTATTTCCTTATAAAGTCTTATATTAGGATTTGGAAAGCTTGACTTGGTACCTTCTATTATAAGCCCCGATACCCCTGCTTTTAAAAATCCTTCTAAGTATATAGCCTCATCATTAAGTCTGTTTTTGGTAACCGCCACATCTATGAAATAGCCTTTCTCCTCAAGAACCGACCTGATTCCCTCATACACTTGCGGGAAGAGATAATCTGAAAAGTAGCTAAGAATAAGTCCTATATGCTTCTTTTCCTTGTCACTTTCTGCATTTTTGTAAGAAACAAAGGTGCCGCTTCCTCTTACTCTTGTAATTAGTCCTTCTTGTTCAAGCTGCTTTAGCGCATTCCTTACTGTCTGTCTTGAATAGCCAAATTTCTTCGCAAGCACGTGCTCCGATGGGAACTTCTCCCCATCCTTTATCACTCCGCTAAGAATAAGGGTATGCGCCCAGTTGTAGAGTTTACGATACTTTAGGCTGTCATTTCCGGACTTATCCAAAACATTTGACATAATGAACCACCTCTTTATTTCTTTATTTTCATAATAATATTGTCTACTAAGTAAAGCAAGGGAATTTAATTTTAAAAGTATAAAAGTTGTATTTAAATAGACTTTTTAAAATAATCAAATGAGCATTATCTATATAAATGAATATATCCTATTCCAGTGATTTTTTCAACATTTTCCTCACTTTATCCACAGGTTTAAAGCCCACTATAGCCTATGTTCACTTATTATAAGTTTACATGAGGGGCAAAAGTATTTGGCACGCTATGGTACAGGATTGCCACAGCTTCGCCTATCATAATTCTCATAAAATATGCATTAGTTTACAAAATAAGCCTTAGTTTAATCCATATATTCCATCTTAAATAGTTGAGATTTTAAATACAACTTTGAAGTTGTATTTTATAAAATATGCTGATAGTTCCCACTTGTCTCTCTTAATCCAGAGCTTACTTCTTATTTTTATTACTCCTATAACAACTTGTCAAGGGCTATCCAGTCGTTTACATCATCTTTTGATATTGGTAGTTTCGGTTAGTGTATAATTATAATTGGCGATAGCAAAAAAGGAGGGACTGCCTCCTTTCCAATAGTACATTTTATTTATTATTGATTTGCTAAAAAATAACGAAATGGAAAATAACTGTATGACTAATGCTATCGTAAACTTCTTTATTATTTAAGTTGCTTTATTCATTAAAAAATTTAAACTTTGAAATATCAATTTTATCCGTATCATATTGTATAAGAACAGCTTTCTCATTTTTGCCTAACCTAATATTTTCTATAGAAGACGGCTTGGGATATGCTTCTATTTCACTATCAATCAGACAAAGCTGCAGTATATCCAGTGCCATATTGGCTCCCTCAGCGTAGTTCCTTGCACAAGTATTTGCCTCCGGAATATCAGGGAATGTAATTGATATTCCGTATTTTTCTTCGCTTTTGTCATATTCGTCATAATTAAAAACTGCATAATAACTAACTCTCATAATACCTCCATTCTGCCGGCTTTGAGGCAGAAAAACCTTCACTAAACGCTAACCATATCAGGGTTCGTTTTATAGTATGCTGCCCTTGAAACTTTGCTCTTCATAAGGTAGCCGTGCTTTTCAAGATTGCCTAGAACTCTCTTTCTAAAATAGGTTGAATCACTTACTCCCAAGTATTCAGCTATCTCGGATACCTTATGTGCATTAAGATAACAAAAATTTAGTACCTTTTCATCTAGGTCAGTTCCTTCAGGTACGGGTACAAAGTTCAAACCTTCCACAACATCATTTTCAATACCTCTATCATAAGTCAAATCAGGAAGAACTAGAGTAAAATGATCCGATCTTGAGTAAATATATGGTTTATGTTTTTCATCTGCTGATGCATACTCCTCCACAATCTTATCAAAACCCGTGCCTGCTGCCTCCATTACATTGCAAGCTACCAATACTCCACAAATCAACTCGTTTCTTCTTTTTGAAATAATTCCTGATAAATCATAAGTTTTCCCCAGCTTCTCACCCCTATAAAATCCACCTGGAGAAGATAATTCCAAACGATCCTTAAACATATCAACCTGTATTTGAGTGCCATCCAAATAGTAGTCCCTATGGGCAACCGCATTTATAACACCTTCAAACAAAGCTCTTAAAGGAAATGCATCTATATTTATATGGGTATTATCAAGCTTTACCATACTATGATTCATTCTCATGGTCACAAATTCAATGATATAATCAATGGTCGAGGTAATATTGCCATTAAACCTGTTAATTGTAATAACCCTGTCACTTCCCTTATTAAATCCTGAGAAAACTGAGCACTGTACTTCTGTTTTCTTACCATCATAATTATCCATAAATAAGACTGCACCATTTAATAGGTACCCTTCCTCATTTACAAAGCCAAGTGACTGTAACGCCTTTTCTTTTAGTACTTTACCTTTATTATGTTCTTTATAAAACCTATGAAGATCCAAGAATTTATCTGATTCATATTTTATATCAGAAACCAATATATCATACTGGGTTTTCTTACTTTTAACGCTCATTTCGATTATTTCTTCATAGGTTGCACCGTTTGTAAATCCGTCACGCCGTATAAAAATAGAAGGGATATTTTTATATTTTAATATTACAGGCTTAGCTGCCGATTCATCAATCGCTATCTTAATTATAAAGCGTTCTTTACCATTTACTTTATATCCTATGAAGGATATTTTCATTTGTGGTCTTGGTGTCAAATGTTCATTAACCTGATTGTTGAAGTAGTTCCTTTCATTATCTGCGCCCTTCCTATCAAAACCAATCAACTTATTGGTCTTATCCTCCACTCCAATATAAAAATCTCCTCCGGATGCATTGGCAAATCCTGCAATACTTTTAAGCCAGCCGATAACATCCTCTCTATTTAGGATTGCCTTGCTCTCAAACTTGTCACTTTCAAGCTTCACATCGCCAATTATCTCATCTAAATACATAACGTCACCTCTTTATTTGAACTACTTCAATAATACTTCAAAGTCACTTCAAAGT
It contains:
- a CDS encoding type II toxin-antitoxin system HicB family antitoxin, yielding MRVSYYAVFNYDEYDKSEEKYGISITFPDIPEANTCARNYAEGANMALDILQLCLIDSEIEAYPKPSSIENIRLGKNEKAVLIQYDTDKIDISKFKFFNE
- a CDS encoding ATP-binding protein encodes the protein MYLDEIIGDVKLESDKFESKAILNREDVIGWLKSIAGFANASGGDFYIGVEDKTNKLIGFDRKGADNERNYFNNQVNEHLTPRPQMKISFIGYKVNGKERFIIKIAIDESAAKPVILKYKNIPSIFIRRDGFTNGATYEEIIEMSVKSKKTQYDILVSDIKYESDKFLDLHRFYKEHNKGKVLKEKALQSLGFVNEEGYLLNGAVLFMDNYDGKKTEVQCSVFSGFNKGSDRVITINRFNGNITSTIDYIIEFVTMRMNHSMVKLDNTHINIDAFPLRALFEGVINAVAHRDYYLDGTQIQVDMFKDRLELSSPGGFYRGEKLGKTYDLSGIISKRRNELICGVLVACNVMEAAGTGFDKIVEEYASADEKHKPYIYSRSDHFTLVLPDLTYDRGIENDVVEGLNFVPVPEGTDLDEKVLNFCYLNAHKVSEIAEYLGVSDSTYFRKRVLGNLEKHGYLMKSKVSRAAYYKTNPDMVSV